A genomic stretch from Flavobacterium lindanitolerans includes:
- a CDS encoding SusC/RagA family TonB-linked outer membrane protein produces MKSKLSKILFGFLLLNALIAAAQEKEISGYVTDANSLSLPGVTIAVKNTTLGTQTDFDGKFTIKATPEDILVFTFLGYKTREIKVGSQSNLTVQLLDESVGLDEIVIVAYGTQKQRAVVGAIGKVSSEVLEKQQATSVISALQGSVPGVSVINSSGQPGESPTIRVRGIGSINASASPLIIVDGVPFNGNINSISSDQIESMNVLKDAASTALYGSRGANGVIVIKTKSGKRNSLPQVSFRVSSGISGDAVKTHEVLGTNDYVKYLWEARKNTYQYVQGQTPENAASNAASGLVSALGYNPYNVSNIIDSNGQLNPNAQLNWETNWKDELFRNQSFRNEYNFNVSGGSENTTYFLSGNYLNQDGLVKTSKFERSTFRLNVDTKVNDWLEVGSNVAYSASRQNFPVQSGTSFTSAMSWIYAMPSVYPVYRRNPDGSLVSGNIFDYGNTTQLVNGVRPLMSGDNAVGSLYKDQNRNNRSNVNLNGYAKFLLTDKLSFKTNLAYEDYNYDAKEYMNSVYGQASSVNGRVSREKTSTKTINFINALRYDNNFGDHSVGVDVIYEAYQSKNDLFAASSTGFLPGVTVIGGGTTPESVDGYVLEDRLNSFLGRVSYDFANKYFLEASYRRDGSSRFSQEVRWGNFYSVGASWIISDENFLKDSNVVNLLKLRGSYGELGNNQTSSYFPYIQSFETGFSQLENPGVLLGDRVDKNLTWEKTASFNIGLDFSLFNSQLEGSVDYYNKSSIDLLYNVPIPSSTGNTSVLTNAGSLRNYGLEVSLTSHNIKTDNFSWDTNLNFSLDRNKITELTQDSFITGLNRWEVGRSLYDFYLRDYAGVDPNDGYAMWYKDVVDANGNVTGKETTKNYDEATRYYNKSALPAIIGGITNSVQFKRFDVSALFNFSLGSYVYDSDYAALMGGISRGRQSSPDIENRWTKPGDITNIPVLLNSTNNFAAASTRFLYKNDYVRLKALTLGYSLPIESIHKLKINQARIYLQADNLLTFQSHKGIDPEQSINGTTNFRSPLSRTVTLGFNLNF; encoded by the coding sequence ATGAAGAGTAAACTATCAAAAATTCTATTCGGATTTTTGCTTCTCAATGCGCTAATAGCAGCAGCGCAGGAAAAGGAAATTTCCGGATATGTTACTGATGCGAACAGTCTTTCGCTGCCCGGCGTTACCATAGCGGTAAAAAATACGACACTGGGAACCCAAACCGATTTCGATGGAAAATTCACCATCAAAGCGACCCCGGAAGACATTCTTGTTTTCACCTTCCTGGGATACAAAACCCGAGAAATTAAAGTAGGCAGCCAATCCAATCTGACGGTACAGCTTTTGGACGAAAGTGTTGGTTTGGACGAAATTGTAATCGTTGCCTACGGAACCCAAAAACAACGTGCGGTTGTGGGTGCCATTGGAAAAGTGAGCAGTGAGGTTTTAGAAAAGCAGCAGGCCACTTCTGTAATTTCTGCCTTACAAGGTTCTGTTCCGGGTGTCAGCGTTATTAATTCCAGCGGTCAGCCGGGTGAAAGTCCAACAATACGCGTGAGGGGAATCGGCTCAATAAACGCCTCCGCTTCTCCGCTGATTATTGTAGACGGTGTTCCTTTTAACGGAAACATCAATTCCATCAGTTCCGACCAGATTGAATCTATGAACGTCCTGAAAGATGCAGCGTCAACCGCTTTATACGGTTCCCGTGGAGCCAACGGCGTTATTGTCATCAAGACAAAATCAGGCAAGAGAAATTCCCTGCCGCAGGTAAGTTTCAGGGTTTCTTCGGGAATCTCCGGTGATGCGGTAAAAACCCATGAAGTTTTAGGCACTAATGACTATGTAAAATATTTATGGGAAGCCCGAAAAAACACCTATCAGTATGTTCAGGGGCAAACTCCTGAAAATGCAGCCAGCAATGCGGCTTCAGGATTGGTTAGCGCTTTGGGATACAATCCATACAATGTTTCAAACATTATCGATTCGAACGGACAATTAAATCCGAATGCCCAATTAAACTGGGAAACGAATTGGAAGGACGAACTGTTCCGGAACCAAAGCTTTAGGAATGAGTACAATTTCAATGTGAGCGGCGGTAGTGAAAATACCACCTACTTCTTATCCGGAAATTACCTGAATCAGGACGGATTGGTCAAAACCTCGAAGTTTGAACGTTCCACATTCCGATTAAATGTTGATACTAAAGTAAACGACTGGCTTGAAGTGGGAAGCAATGTTGCCTATTCGGCCTCACGACAAAACTTTCCTGTGCAATCCGGCACTTCCTTTACCAGCGCCATGAGTTGGATTTATGCCATGCCAAGCGTATACCCTGTCTACAGACGAAATCCAGACGGCAGTCTTGTATCAGGAAATATTTTTGACTACGGAAACACAACGCAATTGGTGAACGGAGTACGTCCTTTAATGAGTGGCGACAATGCTGTAGGTTCGCTTTATAAAGACCAGAACCGCAACAACAGAAGCAATGTAAATCTTAACGGATATGCCAAGTTTTTACTGACGGATAAGCTTTCCTTCAAAACCAATCTGGCGTATGAGGATTATAATTATGATGCCAAAGAATATATGAACTCTGTTTACGGGCAGGCATCAAGCGTCAATGGAAGAGTGAGCCGTGAAAAGACCAGCACAAAAACCATAAATTTCATCAATGCATTACGCTATGACAATAATTTTGGAGACCATTCTGTTGGTGTTGACGTAATTTACGAAGCCTATCAATCCAAAAATGACCTGTTTGCAGCTTCATCGACCGGATTTTTGCCGGGCGTAACGGTTATAGGCGGCGGAACTACTCCTGAATCTGTAGATGGTTATGTTTTGGAAGACCGTTTAAACAGTTTCTTAGGAAGAGTGAGTTACGATTTTGCAAACAAATACTTTCTGGAAGCTTCCTATAGAAGAGACGGTTCTTCCCGATTTTCACAGGAGGTGCGTTGGGGTAATTTCTATTCAGTTGGAGCTTCCTGGATTATTTCGGATGAGAATTTCTTAAAAGACAGTAACGTGGTCAATCTTCTGAAATTAAGAGGTTCTTATGGTGAATTGGGTAATAACCAGACTTCTTCCTATTTCCCGTATATCCAGAGTTTTGAAACAGGTTTCAGCCAACTGGAAAATCCCGGCGTTTTGCTAGGCGACCGTGTTGATAAAAACCTGACCTGGGAAAAAACGGCATCGTTCAACATTGGACTGGATTTCAGCCTTTTCAACAGCCAACTGGAAGGTTCTGTAGATTATTACAACAAGAGTTCAATCGACCTTTTGTACAATGTTCCGATTCCGTCATCAACCGGAAATACAAGCGTATTGACCAATGCAGGTTCTCTAAGAAATTACGGTCTGGAGGTTAGCCTTACATCACATAACATCAAAACCGATAACTTCTCGTGGGATACGAATCTGAATTTTTCTTTAGACCGAAACAAGATTACGGAACTGACGCAGGATTCTTTTATCACAGGCCTGAATCGTTGGGAAGTAGGACGCTCGCTTTATGATTTTTATCTGAGAGACTATGCCGGTGTCGACCCGAATGACGGTTATGCTATGTGGTATAAGGATGTGGTTGATGCCAACGGAAATGTTACCGGAAAAGAAACGACTAAAAATTATGACGAAGCAACAAGATATTACAACAAATCGGCCCTTCCTGCAATCATTGGAGGTATTACGAATTCAGTACAGTTCAAAAGATTTGATGTAAGTGCCTTGTTCAATTTCAGTTTGGGCTCCTATGTCTATGATTCCGATTATGCAGCCCTGATGGGTGGTATTTCAAGAGGAAGGCAAAGCTCACCCGATATTGAAAACCGCTGGACAAAACCGGGTGATATTACCAATATTCCGGTATTGCTCAACTCGACCAATAATTTTGCGGCGGCTTCCACCCGATTCCTGTACAAAAATGATTATGTGAGATTGAAAGCGCTGACGTTAGGATACAGCCTTCCAATTGAAAGTATTCATAAACTGAAAATTAATCAGGCAAGGATTTATCTTCAGGCAGACAACCTGCTGACATTCCAATCGCATAAAGGAATCGACCCGGAACAAAGCATTAACGGAACAACCAATTTCAGGTCGCCGCTTTCAAGAACCGTGACATTAGGATTCAACCTTAATTTTTAA
- a CDS encoding MerR family transcriptional regulator yields MNSSKSTFSIKDLENLSGIKAHTIRIWEKRYNILKPMRTVSNIRLYDTENLQKLLNITLLHSHGYKISKISKFPPEKIPQLVSEIISDKNINSQVISSFKMAMMDFDQRLFNTTYENLLVTKSFGEIFKELFIPLLNEIGMLWQTGTITPAHEHFISYLIRQKLLSNTEQLQLPDPSKNEKIFVLYLPQNEIQELGLMYLNYEILSRGYQTVYLGQSIAIENLKGLATHFDTIVFLSYWTTFPEADTIPEYLEKIQQEILSSGHSEFWVLGKMTHYIPTENLNQKISVFTTLQHALNKL; encoded by the coding sequence ATGAACAGCAGTAAAAGTACTTTTAGCATTAAGGACCTGGAAAATTTATCCGGCATAAAAGCCCATACCATACGTATCTGGGAAAAAAGGTATAATATACTGAAACCCATGCGTACCGTATCAAATATCAGGCTATACGATACTGAAAACCTACAGAAACTGCTCAACATTACGCTTCTGCACAGCCACGGCTATAAAATATCCAAAATCTCAAAATTCCCTCCTGAAAAGATTCCGCAGCTTGTGAGTGAAATCATTTCCGACAAAAATATTAACAGTCAGGTTATCAGCTCCTTCAAGATGGCCATGATGGATTTTGACCAAAGACTGTTTAATACCACCTATGAAAACCTTCTTGTAACAAAATCGTTCGGAGAAATTTTTAAAGAATTGTTCATTCCGCTGCTAAATGAAATTGGAATGCTTTGGCAAACCGGAACAATTACACCTGCCCACGAACATTTCATCAGTTATCTAATCAGGCAAAAACTATTAAGCAACACCGAACAGTTACAATTGCCGGACCCGTCCAAAAATGAAAAAATCTTTGTACTGTATCTGCCGCAAAATGAAATCCAGGAACTCGGACTGATGTATCTCAACTATGAAATCCTTTCACGCGGTTATCAGACCGTTTATCTGGGACAATCTATCGCTATTGAAAACTTAAAAGGATTGGCTACCCATTTTGATACTATAGTGTTCCTGTCTTATTGGACTACGTTCCCCGAAGCAGACACCATTCCGGAATATCTTGAGAAAATACAACAAGAAATTTTGAGCAGCGGTCATTCAGAATTTTGGGTTTTGGGAAAAATGACGCACTATATCCCTACGGAAAACCTTAATCAAAAAATTTCCGTATTTACTACTTTACAACACGCCCTAAACAAACTATAA
- a CDS encoding DUF4252 domain-containing protein, which produces MKKLAIVAALCLMLWSCNSEPTLQQYFVKNSESKDFIALDLTTDILRLNKSEISAEENAALETLKKMNILAYQADAKNPAKFEAERAKIKNILKNEKYQELIKVNSGKEGGAVYFVGEEDKIDEFVLFANKNDAGFAIVRVLGKNMSPNSIMTMLSVLNKANLDIEQLKPLQKMIPN; this is translated from the coding sequence ATGAAAAAACTTGCAATAGTAGCGGCCTTGTGCCTTATGTTATGGAGCTGCAATTCAGAACCGACCTTACAGCAGTATTTTGTTAAAAACTCAGAATCGAAAGATTTTATTGCCCTTGACCTTACGACGGATATATTGAGACTGAACAAGTCCGAGATTTCTGCAGAAGAAAACGCAGCGCTGGAAACTTTAAAAAAGATGAACATTCTGGCCTATCAGGCAGATGCAAAAAATCCGGCGAAGTTTGAAGCAGAACGTGCTAAAATCAAGAATATCCTGAAGAACGAGAAATATCAGGAGCTTATTAAGGTCAATTCCGGGAAAGAAGGCGGTGCCGTCTATTTTGTAGGTGAAGAAGATAAGATTGATGAGTTTGTGCTTTTCGCGAATAAAAACGATGCAGGATTTGCAATAGTCAGAGTATTGGGCAAAAACATGTCACCAAACTCCATAATGACAATGCTTTCTGTATTGAATAAGGCAAATCTGGATATTGAACAGTTAAAGCCGTTACAAAAAATGATTCCGAATTAG
- a CDS encoding DUF4252 domain-containing protein → MTRLIITLALALVPTLFFGQSAFDKFDGQDDITSVVINKKAFEMLGEIKPDVKQKDAAKYMKMANNIDNFKLFSTSSIKKAAEMKSAFDSYRKKEGLEELVRVNDEGKNVMIYMKSGKSSSKVKELLMFIDGGDKKGDETVLISLIGDIDLASLDGLSK, encoded by the coding sequence ATGACAAGACTTATAATTACCCTGGCTTTAGCCTTAGTTCCAACTTTATTTTTTGGACAATCAGCCTTTGACAAATTTGACGGACAAGATGATATCACTTCTGTAGTGATAAACAAAAAAGCATTTGAAATGCTGGGAGAAATCAAACCGGACGTAAAACAAAAAGATGCAGCAAAATATATGAAGATGGCCAACAATATTGATAACTTCAAATTGTTTTCTACTTCAAGTATTAAAAAAGCTGCAGAAATGAAATCTGCATTCGATTCATACCGTAAAAAAGAAGGTCTGGAAGAACTGGTAAGAGTAAACGATGAAGGAAAGAATGTAATGATTTACATGAAATCAGGGAAAAGTTCCTCTAAAGTAAAAGAATTGCTTATGTTTATCGACGGAGGAGATAAAAAAGGCGACGAAACAGTCTTGATTTCCCTAATAGGAGACATTGATCTGGCAAGTCTGGACGGTTTGTCAAAATAA
- a CDS encoding phytoene desaturase family protein, whose translation MSKNIKIIGSGFSALAASCYLAKQGHSVTIYEKNATTGGRARQLIKDGFTFDMGPTWYWMPDVFERFFADFGKKPSDYYELSKLSPAYKVYFGEKDSITIADNLDEIAATFENTEKGSSQKLKEFISEAQSNYDIAIKNLVYRPGVSPLELITPETMMKVGQFFGNISKDVRKRFKNRKLVQILEFPVLFLGAKPSDTPSFYSFMNFADFGLGTWHPKNGMYAVVEAMQKLAEELGVIIKTDAVIDEIIVKDGIAEGLILNGTKTEADIIVSGADYHHTETLLPQKYRVYTEEYWNKKTFAPSSLLFYVGFDKKIANVEHHTLFFDVNFDKHAEAIYDDPKWPEEPLFYASFPSKTDKNAAPDGKEAGIFLIPLAPGITDTEELRNVYFNKIMERFERITGQSIQNNVIFKESFCINDFVKEYNSFKGNAYGLANTLLQTAFLRPKLKSKKVNNLYFTGQLTVPGPGVPPALISGKLVSELIQKNKS comes from the coding sequence ATGAGCAAAAACATCAAAATCATAGGTTCCGGCTTTTCTGCCCTGGCAGCATCCTGCTATTTGGCAAAACAGGGCCACTCTGTTACCATTTATGAAAAGAATGCGACAACAGGAGGACGTGCAAGGCAATTAATAAAAGACGGTTTTACATTTGACATGGGACCAACATGGTATTGGATGCCCGATGTTTTTGAGAGGTTCTTTGCAGATTTTGGAAAAAAGCCTTCAGACTATTATGAATTGTCGAAGCTATCACCTGCCTATAAAGTATATTTTGGAGAGAAAGACAGCATTACCATTGCCGACAATCTCGATGAAATAGCCGCAACGTTTGAAAATACAGAAAAAGGCAGTTCGCAAAAACTAAAGGAATTTATTTCTGAGGCTCAGAGCAATTATGACATAGCCATAAAAAATTTGGTCTACCGTCCCGGAGTTTCACCTTTGGAACTGATAACTCCCGAAACCATGATGAAAGTGGGGCAATTTTTTGGCAATATTTCAAAAGATGTCAGGAAGCGTTTTAAAAACAGAAAACTTGTACAGATACTCGAATTTCCTGTTTTGTTTTTAGGAGCCAAGCCTTCAGACACGCCATCGTTCTATAGTTTTATGAATTTTGCAGATTTCGGGCTTGGAACCTGGCATCCAAAAAATGGAATGTATGCCGTAGTCGAAGCCATGCAAAAACTGGCAGAAGAACTAGGTGTAATAATAAAGACGGACGCTGTTATAGATGAAATTATTGTTAAAGACGGAATAGCAGAAGGGCTTATTTTAAACGGAACTAAAACAGAAGCCGACATCATTGTAAGTGGTGCCGATTACCATCATACAGAAACCCTTTTGCCTCAAAAATACCGGGTTTATACTGAAGAATATTGGAATAAGAAAACATTTGCCCCATCCAGTCTGCTGTTTTATGTAGGGTTTGACAAAAAAATAGCCAATGTAGAACACCATACGCTGTTTTTTGATGTGAATTTTGACAAACATGCAGAAGCTATATATGATGACCCGAAATGGCCGGAAGAGCCTTTGTTTTATGCCAGCTTCCCATCAAAAACCGACAAGAATGCGGCACCTGACGGAAAAGAAGCCGGAATATTCCTGATTCCTCTGGCTCCCGGAATAACTGATACTGAGGAGTTAAGAAATGTTTATTTTAATAAAATCATGGAACGTTTTGAAAGGATTACCGGACAAAGCATCCAAAATAATGTTATATTTAAGGAATCCTTTTGCATCAATGATTTTGTAAAAGAGTACAATTCCTTTAAAGGAAACGCATATGGACTGGCTAATACGCTTTTACAGACCGCTTTTTTAAGGCCCAAACTTAAAAGCAAAAAAGTCAATAATCTATATTTTACAGGCCAACTGACGGTTCCGGGTCCCGGTGTTCCTCCTGCTTTAATTTCAGGAAAATTGGTTTCGGAACTGATTCAGAAGAACAAATCTTAA
- a CDS encoding DUF4252 domain-containing protein yields the protein MKKFLITAILAIMPLSFFAQSAFDKYDGLEGVTAVIVNKKMFEMMGNVKSNDKEAQQYMNLVKKLDNLRVFVTSSPKVTSDMKLTSDKYLKSAALEELMRVNDGGKNIKIYVKSGGSSTRVKELLMFIEGGGKDETVLMSLKGDFDLNDVSALTDNLPGGDALKKGLKGPKGPKGPKGPK from the coding sequence ATGAAGAAGTTTTTAATAACAGCAATCCTAGCAATAATGCCGCTTAGCTTTTTTGCGCAGTCCGCTTTTGACAAGTATGACGGCCTTGAAGGAGTAACAGCAGTCATCGTAAACAAAAAGATGTTTGAGATGATGGGAAACGTCAAGTCGAATGACAAAGAGGCTCAACAATATATGAATCTGGTCAAAAAGCTTGACAACCTGAGGGTATTCGTTACCTCGAGTCCAAAGGTAACGTCTGATATGAAACTGACTTCTGACAAGTATCTTAAATCTGCAGCCCTGGAAGAACTCATGAGAGTTAACGATGGAGGAAAAAATATCAAGATTTATGTCAAGTCCGGAGGTTCTTCCACCAGAGTAAAAGAACTGTTAATGTTCATTGAAGGCGGCGGCAAGGATGAGACAGTCCTGATGTCTTTAAAAGGGGATTTTGACCTTAACGACGTATCAGCATTGACAGACAATCTTCCGGGTGGAGATGCATTGAAAAAAGGATTAAAAGGTCCTAAGGGACCAAAAGGACCGAAAGGCCCAAAATAA
- a CDS encoding ArsR/SmtB family transcription factor, which produces MIVIIIAMMDNKKIEKISKALSDVSRIAILQQFKKKHDGVYCAEFNDMLDLTQPSVSHHLKQLVDADLLIPEKEGRNLKYSLNQKVLDEYIASLNNLKG; this is translated from the coding sequence ATGATAGTTATCATAATTGCTATGATGGATAACAAAAAAATAGAGAAAATATCTAAAGCCCTGAGCGATGTGAGCAGAATTGCTATTTTGCAGCAATTCAAAAAAAAGCATGATGGTGTTTACTGTGCCGAGTTTAATGATATGCTCGACCTTACACAGCCTTCTGTTTCGCACCACCTCAAGCAATTGGTAGATGCTGACCTTCTTATTCCTGAAAAAGAAGGAAGAAACCTAAAATATTCGCTCAACCAAAAAGTACTTGACGAGTATATCGCCAGCCTCAACAACCTGAAAGGCTAG
- a CDS encoding RagB/SusD family nutrient uptake outer membrane protein: protein MKKTYILLVLLSASLLQTGCSSDFLDEPKPTNNVTPDVIFSNRAGVDAFIAGILRLNRGQFLNNEAAGLQSVYFARSVRGESLIQKQIWFGDDYDFQNREATYTRPNFTWRFSYKIIDQLNNLIKGIESSSQLSEQDKRETKSQALALRGFYYFQLALEFGDAYQSPKNLQFPPIYTEPTSEGKGMSTKAEFFGQILSDLETAVAGLSEERIDKSYINKQVAQAFLAQVYQYTGDWNNAKTTAHEAYGGNTSAVLDAASYSKGFNDFNAREWLWALPQTADQSAYYMSHPHAMMDHVAVAYHGTFINDDFVNLFSGTDVRNLFSNLYNAPVGDWQEFVTSKFKFTFDADIPVIRYPELILIEAEAEYHLGNESRARELLDAIRLNRDNQAQASTASGNALFELILTERRKEFYGENGIEWFDAKRLLRGITRTGNHRTHINLTADDKRFELKIPQEEIDANPNITNSVNSNR from the coding sequence ATGAAAAAAACATATATTTTACTCGTTCTTCTATCTGCAAGTCTTTTGCAGACCGGATGTTCTTCCGATTTCTTAGATGAGCCTAAACCTACAAATAATGTCACTCCTGATGTTATTTTCAGCAATCGCGCAGGTGTCGATGCTTTTATTGCAGGAATCCTTCGATTGAACCGCGGCCAGTTTCTAAACAATGAAGCAGCCGGCTTGCAGTCTGTTTATTTTGCAAGAAGCGTTAGGGGCGAATCGTTAATCCAGAAACAGATTTGGTTTGGCGACGACTACGATTTCCAAAACCGGGAAGCAACTTACACACGCCCCAATTTCACCTGGAGATTTTCGTATAAGATTATTGACCAATTGAACAATCTGATTAAAGGAATAGAATCAAGCAGCCAGCTTTCGGAACAGGACAAAAGGGAAACCAAATCGCAGGCATTAGCATTGAGAGGATTTTATTATTTCCAACTGGCCCTGGAATTTGGCGATGCCTACCAGTCACCTAAAAACCTGCAATTCCCTCCTATTTATACAGAGCCTACTTCTGAAGGAAAAGGAATGTCGACAAAAGCTGAATTTTTCGGTCAGATTTTATCCGATTTAGAAACGGCAGTCGCCGGCTTGTCTGAAGAACGAATTGACAAATCGTATATTAATAAACAGGTTGCACAGGCTTTTTTGGCCCAGGTATATCAATATACCGGAGATTGGAATAATGCAAAAACAACTGCCCATGAAGCCTATGGTGGAAACACCAGTGCCGTTTTGGATGCGGCAAGCTATTCCAAAGGTTTTAATGATTTTAATGCCAGAGAATGGTTATGGGCATTGCCACAAACCGCAGACCAGAGCGCTTATTACATGTCACACCCGCATGCTATGATGGACCATGTTGCCGTAGCCTATCACGGAACATTTATTAATGATGATTTTGTCAACCTGTTTTCCGGAACAGATGTCAGAAATTTATTTTCAAATCTTTATAATGCGCCTGTTGGCGACTGGCAGGAATTTGTAACTTCAAAATTCAAGTTTACGTTTGATGCCGATATCCCTGTCATCCGTTATCCGGAATTGATTTTGATTGAAGCCGAAGCCGAATATCATTTGGGGAACGAAAGCAGGGCACGCGAACTGCTGGATGCCATCCGTTTAAACAGAGATAATCAGGCGCAAGCTTCAACAGCTTCAGGTAATGCTCTTTTTGAACTTATCCTAACGGAACGAAGAAAAGAATTTTACGGGGAGAACGGTATCGAATGGTTTGATGCAAAACGTCTGCTGCGTGGCATTACACGTACCGGAAACCACAGAACACATATCAATCTGACCGCAGACGATAAAAGGTTTGAGCTTAAAATTCCGCAAGAGGAAATTGACGCGAACCCGAATATCACAAATTCCGTAAACAGTAACCGATAA
- a CDS encoding sterol desaturase family protein: MWLHLIVFVLTFCIMEFMAWFSHKYIMHGFLWKLHADHHKKDHDSWFERNDAFFIIYAVISIIFFLLWQNDILEIGLAIGLGIFVYGCAYFLVHDIFIHQRFKLFRNTDNPYARAVRRAHKMHHKHIGKEDGECFGMLLVPFKYFRQEFRKK, encoded by the coding sequence ATGTGGCTCCACCTGATTGTTTTTGTCCTTACTTTCTGCATCATGGAATTCATGGCCTGGTTTAGCCATAAATACATCATGCACGGTTTTTTATGGAAACTGCATGCAGACCATCATAAAAAAGACCACGATTCGTGGTTTGAGAGGAATGATGCTTTTTTTATCATCTATGCAGTTATCAGCATTATCTTTTTTCTTTTATGGCAAAACGATATTCTTGAAATAGGACTGGCTATAGGGTTAGGAATTTTTGTTTACGGCTGTGCTTATTTTTTGGTACATGACATTTTTATCCACCAAAGATTTAAACTTTTCCGAAACACAGATAATCCCTATGCCAGAGCTGTAAGGCGGGCACATAAAATGCACCACAAGCACATCGGTAAAGAAGATGGGGAATGTTTCGGAATGCTGTTGGTTCCTTTTAAATATTTCCGGCAGGAATTCCGTAAAAAATAA
- a CDS encoding Lrp/AsnC family transcriptional regulator, whose protein sequence is MITLDATDRKLLLELQKDAKQSIKQLAEKVNLSITPVHERIKKLESAGVIQNYAAVIDPKALGKKLLVYCQVTLVRHQESLFEEFESYVLGLDEVLEASYIAGTYDFLLKLLLDDMEDYQNFAVHKISKLEIISNIKSAFVIRSIKESSVINCL, encoded by the coding sequence ATGATAACATTAGATGCAACCGACAGAAAATTGCTGCTGGAACTCCAAAAAGATGCAAAACAATCTATAAAACAGCTGGCAGAGAAGGTAAACCTGTCAATTACTCCGGTTCATGAGCGAATCAAAAAGTTGGAATCTGCAGGTGTCATTCAGAATTATGCTGCCGTAATCGACCCCAAAGCTTTGGGAAAAAAATTATTGGTGTATTGCCAGGTAACGCTTGTGAGGCATCAGGAATCGCTTTTTGAAGAATTTGAATCGTATGTTTTAGGACTTGATGAGGTTTTGGAAGCATCCTATATAGCCGGTACTTATGATTTTCTCCTAAAACTTTTACTGGATGATATGGAAGATTATCAGAATTTCGCCGTACATAAAATCTCAAAACTTGAAATTATTTCCAATATCAAAAGTGCTTTTGTTATCAGGAGCATTAAAGAAAGTTCCGTAATCAACTGTTTGTAG
- a CDS encoding phytoene/squalene synthase family protein, translating into MKAIFDQISFDSSKCVTKAYSTSFSSAVKMLSPTIRQDIYNIYGFVRFADEIVDSFHDYDKEKLFDSFEQDFYRALQDGISLNPILNSFQHTVRKYDIPVDLVKTFLESMRWDLTKTGCDNKDEYHNYIYGSADVVGLMCLKVFVKGDTSKYEELKQSAMRLGSAFQKVNFLRDLKDDFENLNRTYFPNANLEKLDEASKKQIIEEIEADFKDGYEGIIKLPIEAKLGVYTAYVYYKKLLHKLKKTPSAKIRTTRIRVPDYEKLSLFARCYFNYKLNIL; encoded by the coding sequence ATGAAAGCTATTTTTGACCAAATTTCCTTTGATTCCAGTAAGTGTGTGACCAAAGCTTACAGCACTTCCTTTTCTTCTGCCGTAAAAATGCTTTCGCCAACTATACGACAGGATATCTACAATATTTATGGTTTTGTACGATTTGCGGATGAAATTGTAGACAGCTTTCATGACTATGACAAGGAAAAACTATTTGATTCTTTTGAGCAGGATTTTTATCGTGCGTTGCAAGACGGCATCAGCCTTAACCCGATATTAAACTCATTTCAGCATACGGTCAGAAAATACGATATCCCAGTTGACCTTGTCAAAACTTTTTTGGAAAGCATGCGATGGGACCTAACCAAAACAGGATGCGATAACAAGGACGAATACCACAACTATATTTATGGGTCTGCGGATGTTGTAGGACTAATGTGTTTAAAGGTATTCGTAAAAGGAGATACTTCAAAATATGAAGAATTAAAGCAGAGTGCAATGAGACTGGGTTCTGCCTTTCAAAAAGTAAATTTTCTGCGGGACCTGAAAGACGATTTTGAAAACCTGAACCGTACCTACTTCCCTAATGCCAATCTGGAAAAACTGGATGAAGCATCAAAAAAACAAATCATAGAAGAAATCGAAGCCGATTTTAAAGATGGTTACGAAGGCATTATAAAATTGCCTATCGAAGCCAAACTGGGTGTTTATACTGCTTATGTCTATTATAAAAAGTTACTGCACAAGCTAAAGAAAACACCTTCGGCTAAAATCCGAACTACACGCATACGGGTTCCCGATTATGAAAAGCTGAGCCTTTTTGCCAGATGCTATTTCAATTATAAGTTAAACATTTTATAA